One stretch of Syntrophorhabdaceae bacterium DNA includes these proteins:
- the lon gene encoding endopeptidase La, whose amino-acid sequence IDGASKILDEDHYDLEKVKKRILEYLAVRKLKADMKGPILCFVGPPGVGKTSLGKSIARALGRKFMRMSLGGIRDEAEIRGHRRTYVGALPGRIIQGIKKAGSNNPIFMLDEVDKIGTDFRGDPSSALLEVLDPEQNFSFSDHYLEVPFDLSKVMFIATANMLDPVPPALKDRMEVLELPGYTEEEKLMIARQFLIPKERSEHGLSEDHIEFEDEALKVVIRSHTRESGVRNLEREIAAICRAVAKDVAQDKTEKQTITADSIHSFLGPIKFFSEVAERTKYSGVATGLAWTPTGGDILFIESTKMRGKGALSLTGQLGDVMKESAQAALSYIRSKYGDYEIPEDFFEKNDLHVHVPQGAIPKDGPSAGITMLVSLVSLLTDKPVRNDVAMTGEITLRGLVLPVGGIKQKVLAARRAGIRNIVLPKLNEKDLEEVPESIKNGMDFKFIEKMDEAIDICLASK is encoded by the coding sequence ATCGACGGGGCCTCGAAGATCCTCGACGAAGACCATTACGACCTGGAGAAGGTCAAAAAAAGGATTCTGGAATACCTGGCCGTAAGAAAGCTCAAGGCCGATATGAAGGGACCGATCCTCTGTTTCGTCGGTCCCCCGGGTGTTGGTAAAACGTCACTGGGCAAGTCCATCGCGCGGGCCCTGGGCCGCAAGTTCATGAGGATGTCTCTCGGCGGCATCAGGGATGAGGCGGAGATACGGGGGCACAGGCGTACATACGTGGGCGCCCTTCCCGGCCGGATCATACAAGGTATCAAGAAAGCGGGATCCAATAACCCCATATTCATGCTCGACGAGGTCGACAAGATAGGCACGGATTTCAGGGGCGATCCCTCAAGTGCCCTCCTGGAGGTTCTTGACCCGGAACAGAACTTTTCCTTCAGCGACCATTACCTTGAAGTGCCTTTTGACCTTTCAAAGGTCATGTTCATAGCGACGGCAAACATGCTCGATCCCGTACCTCCCGCGCTGAAAGACAGGATGGAAGTCTTGGAACTGCCCGGCTACACCGAGGAGGAGAAGCTCATGATCGCCCGTCAGTTCCTTATCCCCAAGGAACGTTCCGAACACGGCCTTTCAGAAGACCATATTGAGTTCGAAGACGAAGCCCTGAAGGTTGTCATCCGCTCCCACACCCGCGAATCGGGCGTCCGTAATTTGGAAAGGGAGATAGCCGCCATATGCCGCGCCGTAGCCAAAGACGTGGCGCAGGACAAGACCGAAAAGCAGACGATCACTGCCGACAGCATACATTCATTCCTTGGCCCCATCAAATTCTTCTCCGAGGTCGCGGAACGCACAAAATATTCGGGAGTCGCCACAGGCCTTGCCTGGACACCGACAGGCGGCGACATACTCTTCATCGAATCCACAAAGATGCGCGGCAAGGGCGCCCTGTCACTGACCGGCCAGCTCGGCGACGTCATGAAAGAGTCGGCTCAGGCGGCGCTCAGCTACATCAGGAGCAAATACGGGGACTACGAGATACCGGAGGACTTCTTCGAGAAAAACGACCTTCACGTCCATGTCCCCCAGGGGGCCATACCCAAGGACGGTCCCTCCGCCGGCATTACCATGCTTGTTTCCCTCGTCTCTTTGCTGACAGACAAACCGGTGCGTAACGATGTGGCCATGACCGGGGAGATCACCCTGCGCGGCCTCGTCCTGCCCGTCGGCGGAATAAAGCAGAAGGTCCTCGCGGCAAGGCGGGCCGGGATAAGGAACATCGTCCTGCCGAAGCTCAACGAAAAGGACCTCGAAGAGGTTCCCGAAAGCATCAAGAACGGCATGGATTTCAAGTTCATCGAGAAGATGGACGAAGCAATAGACATCTGCCTGGCGAGCAAATAA
- a CDS encoding CoA-binding protein: MEERDNDQKKLLETARVIAIIGLSPDTGKASNVVGSYLIAHGYRVIPVNPGYTEILGQRSYPSLSDVPDRIDIVNIFRKADEVLPIVREAVGLAPKAIWLQLGILNDKARKIAENSGIPFYMDLCIKQEHARLIGK; this comes from the coding sequence ATGGAAGAAAGGGATAACGATCAGAAGAAGCTTCTCGAGACGGCGCGTGTGATAGCGATCATCGGCCTTTCGCCAGATACCGGGAAGGCAAGCAATGTCGTCGGAAGCTATCTCATTGCCCATGGCTATCGCGTAATACCCGTCAACCCGGGATACACGGAGATACTGGGGCAGAGATCATATCCCTCCCTCTCCGACGTCCCCGACAGGATAGACATAGTGAACATCTTCAGAAAGGCCGATGAGGTCCTGCCCATCGTAAGGGAAGCGGTCGGGCTCGCACCAAAAGCGATCTGGCTCCAGCTTGGCATCCTAAACGACAAGGCCAGGAAGATAGCCGAAAATAGCGGCATCCCTTTTTACATGGACCTGTGCATAAAGCAGGAGCACGCAAGGCTCATCGGAAAGTAG
- the budA gene encoding acetolactate decarboxylase produces the protein MIKRFLGISVAACFLFLAALPGFAGEDTITQVSTIDALMTGVYDGPTTLGELRTKGDFGLGTFAALDGEMVFLDGVFYQVTSAGDVRRPGPDIRTPFAAVTFFAADRTMPLAPGTDLKSFTSNTQGNFPTRNSFYAVKVTGTFKMVKTRSVPAQKKPYRSLTEIVKTQPIFDLANVAGTMVGFWCPSFAKGINVPGYHLHFLRADGKKGGHVLDFIVDDATMEVDDSREFFLILPADAAFDKANLEPDRAGELKAVEK, from the coding sequence ATGATAAAACGTTTCTTGGGGATATCGGTTGCTGCATGCTTTCTGTTTCTGGCGGCATTGCCGGGCTTTGCCGGAGAGGACACCATCACTCAGGTGTCGACGATAGACGCCCTCATGACCGGGGTGTATGACGGTCCTACGACCCTGGGCGAATTGCGCACAAAGGGTGATTTCGGCCTCGGGACGTTTGCCGCTCTCGATGGAGAGATGGTCTTTCTCGATGGTGTTTTCTACCAGGTGACGAGCGCGGGTGATGTCAGGAGACCGGGACCGGATATCAGGACCCCTTTTGCCGCAGTGACCTTCTTCGCGGCGGACAGGACCATGCCCCTCGCACCAGGGACAGACCTCAAGAGCTTTACCTCAAATACCCAGGGGAACTTTCCGACGCGCAACAGTTTTTATGCCGTCAAGGTGACGGGGACATTCAAAATGGTGAAGACCCGGAGTGTTCCCGCGCAGAAGAAACCCTACCGGTCCCTGACAGAGATCGTGAAGACACAGCCTATCTTCGATCTTGCCAACGTTGCCGGGACGATGGTTGGATTCTGGTGCCCTTCTTTTGCGAAGGGAATCAACGTGCCCGGCTACCACCTTCACTTTCTCCGTGCCGATGGAAAGAAGGGAGGCCATGTCCTGGATTTCATCGTCGACGACGCAACCATGGAGGTCGACGATTCCCGGGAATTCTTTCTCATTCTCCCCGCTGATGCCGCCTTCGACAAGGCCAACCTGGAGCCCGACAGAGCAGGTGAACTCAAGGCGGTGGAGAAGTAA
- a CDS encoding site-specific integrase — protein sequence MRDICYDITYKQGGKKKWEKVGWKSRGVDAKLASLVRAEKLRGIAVGNILPETIKPSSPTFASVSKTYLDSLKAAGKSGYAADQSRYNCHLNVLGGRHLDEINPGTMRDLRNRLHQSGMAPQTVKHVLALVRRIVNSAIHEKAWAGPNPVGKGTIPKVSNTRLRFLSQGEAQALIEACNARLKPIVITALSTGMRRGEILSLTWRQVDLEHGFIFLEKTKSGKRREIPISAILKETLTALPRDPSVPWVFYNPSTKKPLQDVKRSFASALETAKIKDFHFHDLRHTFASHLVMGGTPLATVSQLLGHSDISMTMRYAHLSPSHQAGAVESLGFLFGKEEKEE from the coding sequence GTGAGGGACATTTGCTACGACATCACCTACAAGCAGGGTGGAAAGAAGAAATGGGAAAAGGTCGGCTGGAAGAGCCGGGGGGTGGATGCCAAGCTTGCGTCCCTTGTCCGTGCAGAAAAGCTCCGCGGCATTGCCGTCGGCAACATCCTTCCGGAGACGATCAAACCTTCCTCACCTACCTTCGCGTCCGTATCTAAAACATACCTTGACAGTCTCAAGGCTGCAGGAAAAAGCGGGTACGCTGCTGACCAATCCAGATACAATTGCCATCTCAATGTCCTGGGCGGGCGCCACCTCGATGAGATCAACCCCGGCACCATGAGGGATCTCCGCAATCGTCTGCACCAGTCAGGCATGGCTCCGCAGACGGTGAAACACGTCCTGGCGCTTGTGAGACGCATCGTCAACAGCGCAATCCACGAAAAGGCCTGGGCTGGCCCCAATCCTGTCGGCAAGGGCACGATCCCGAAGGTCAGCAACACCCGGCTCCGCTTCTTATCTCAGGGCGAGGCACAAGCTCTCATTGAGGCCTGCAATGCCCGCTTGAAACCCATCGTGATAACGGCGTTGAGCACGGGAATGCGCCGGGGAGAAATCTTGTCTCTGACCTGGAGGCAGGTCGACCTTGAGCACGGCTTCATATTCCTCGAGAAAACGAAGAGCGGGAAGCGTCGGGAGATACCCATCAGCGCCATTTTGAAGGAAACCCTCACCGCCCTTCCCCGTGACCCTTCCGTTCCCTGGGTATTCTACAACCCGAGCACCAAGAAACCATTGCAGGATGTAAAACGCTCTTTCGCGTCAGCCCTGGAGACCGCGAAAATCAAAGACTTCCACTTTCACGACCTGCGGCATACCTTTGCATCCCACCTTGTGATGGGCGGAACCCCCTTGGCTACGGTTTCCCAACTCCTTGGGCATTCGGACATATCCATGACGATGAGGTATGCGCATCTCTCACCTTCGCACCAAGCCGGCGCCGTCGAGTCATTAGGATTCTTGTTCGGAAAAGAGGAGAAAGAGGAATAG
- a CDS encoding LON peptidase substrate-binding domain-containing protein, producing MVIGLKNDKSIKDRMFIPAELPVLPLRGTVAYPDLVMPLIVGREKSIRLVDEAMSKDKMIAIITQKNPDIEDPGAEDLYTVGAVATIMKMVKMVDGSQRVVIQGLCRCKVIEFTEAEPNIKAS from the coding sequence ATGGTAATCGGCTTAAAGAACGATAAAAGCATAAAAGACAGGATGTTCATACCGGCCGAACTGCCCGTTCTGCCGTTGAGGGGAACGGTGGCATACCCCGACCTTGTTATGCCCCTCATCGTGGGGCGGGAGAAATCGATACGCCTTGTCGATGAGGCAATGAGCAAGGACAAGATGATAGCCATCATAACGCAGAAGAATCCCGATATCGAGGACCCGGGCGCGGAAGACCTCTACACGGTCGGGGCCGTCGCGACCATCATGAAGATGGTCAAAATGGTCGATGGGAGCCAGAGGGTAGTAATTCAGGGCCTGTGCAGGTGCAAGGTCATCGAGTTCACCGAGGCCGAGCCAAACATCAAGGCAAGTAT
- a CDS encoding DnaB-like helicase C-terminal domain-containing protein — translation MTAQTKDSDPKPKKKKSEKKVPSKTTVSVEEATEKKPDTADATNVDERAEQKGVYVEDFVMDRIMLIERLYEKKQSVAGVPTGFADLDKLTSGLQPGNLIVVAGRSGAGKAAFCMNIAQHVSMLPMNPIPAGIISLGMSKEEIVMRLLSSESGIDHTKLKTGTFTRDNWPRLAKAGRKLLESKLIIDDTAALPITELLDRARKWKEECDVGLIIIDYLQLIPGQNKELFEIIGLLKALAKELRIPVIAISQLSEKTRGRPQLSDLSDSVAIKRDADVILFVYRGEIYQYQDQYGDDSEETAEVIIGKQRNGPIDSVELRFIGSQMTFRNPRKD, via the coding sequence ATGACCGCACAAACAAAAGACTCAGATCCGAAACCAAAGAAGAAGAAATCAGAGAAGAAGGTGCCCAGCAAGACCACGGTGTCTGTCGAGGAAGCCACCGAGAAGAAACCTGATACTGCGGATGCTACAAACGTGGACGAGCGCGCAGAGCAGAAAGGGGTCTACGTCGAAGACTTCGTGATGGACCGCATCATGCTTATCGAGCGCTTGTACGAGAAAAAGCAGAGCGTTGCCGGAGTCCCCACCGGGTTTGCCGACCTCGACAAGCTGACCAGTGGCCTGCAGCCCGGCAACCTCATAGTAGTCGCGGGACGTTCCGGCGCAGGAAAGGCCGCCTTCTGCATGAACATCGCGCAACATGTATCCATGTTGCCGATGAACCCTATTCCGGCGGGCATAATCTCCCTGGGAATGTCAAAGGAAGAGATAGTCATGAGGTTATTGAGCTCCGAGTCAGGCATTGACCACACCAAGCTCAAAACGGGCACGTTTACCCGGGACAATTGGCCGAGGCTGGCCAAGGCGGGCAGGAAGCTTTTAGAAAGCAAGCTCATCATCGATGATACCGCAGCACTGCCCATCACCGAACTTCTTGATCGAGCGCGAAAATGGAAGGAGGAGTGTGACGTAGGCCTCATTATCATCGACTATCTCCAACTCATACCGGGACAGAACAAAGAGCTTTTCGAAATCATCGGTCTACTGAAAGCCTTGGCCAAGGAGCTTCGCATTCCGGTCATTGCGATTTCCCAGCTCAGCGAGAAGACCAGAGGGCGGCCGCAGCTTTCCGACCTCAGCGACAGCGTGGCTATTAAGCGAGATGCTGATGTCATACTCTTCGTATATCGTGGCGAGATATACCAATACCAAGACCAGTATGGAGATGACAGCGAGGAAACTGCCGAGGTGATAATCGGGAAGCAACGTAACGGCCCGATAGACTCTGTCGAGTTGAGGTTCATCGGTAGCCAGATGACTTTCAGAAACCCGCGGAAGGACTGA
- a CDS encoding adenine deaminase C-terminal domain-containing protein, protein MENLFGSSGEDIPTIRPTTTPDESALETMKKETFPQHISSREESADLFLKGGTIINVYSGELLAGNIAAKNGKIVYVGPSEHYIGGGTKVLELKGKTIAPGYIEPHFHPWDVYNPISIGQEACRRGTTTVFCDDLIFYIAMGPRLFEEFMDAFCDMPIKYYWSLRTAPQSPMRDEKEVFSVGNLVSVLENPRIQSIGEITRWMELIKGNSEISRVIARTKELKKRVDGHTAGARYDKLNRLALAGMESCHESINGQNVLDRLRLGFYVMLRESSLRPDLSLLLKTVTRHRVLTDRLLLTTDGSMPEYYHTHGVTDHLIRIALKEGIDPINAYRMVTINPAVYFGFDHKIGGIAPGRDADMVILGDIHEPTPEMVISNGRIVSEKGKLVEPFPQIDWETYFPRASFSKRDWKADKDLFRIPVTEGSALFPVIELTNPAITHTNWVDLPSRNGFLEFDTSRYLMVAMISRDGDWITMGLLEGFGSGVEALVSSYNTAAQILVIGTNPEAMSAAVNRVLEIKGGIVIFDKGRLCYELALPIGGVMSEKDLPELAKKEREFQSILFSRGYPHHDPMYTLVFLPNDFLPEVRVNYRGIIDVKNNKVLWPRRDLA, encoded by the coding sequence ATGGAAAACCTTTTCGGGTCTTCCGGCGAGGATATTCCAACAATCAGGCCAACAACAACACCTGACGAAAGTGCCCTGGAAACCATGAAGAAGGAAACCTTCCCGCAACACATTTCTTCTCGTGAAGAGTCGGCAGACCTCTTTCTAAAGGGGGGAACTATAATCAATGTCTACTCCGGGGAATTACTCGCAGGCAACATTGCGGCAAAGAACGGAAAGATCGTCTATGTGGGCCCTTCTGAGCATTATATCGGAGGAGGCACGAAGGTCCTTGAGCTCAAGGGCAAGACGATAGCGCCGGGTTATATCGAACCCCATTTTCATCCCTGGGACGTGTATAATCCCATATCGATCGGCCAGGAAGCGTGCCGGCGGGGCACGACAACGGTCTTTTGCGACGACCTCATTTTTTACATCGCCATGGGTCCGAGGCTTTTTGAAGAATTCATGGATGCCTTCTGTGACATGCCGATCAAGTATTACTGGTCGTTGAGAACGGCGCCGCAGTCCCCCATGCGGGATGAAAAAGAAGTGTTCTCAGTGGGAAATCTCGTGAGCGTCCTCGAGAACCCCCGGATCCAATCCATCGGTGAGATCACCCGATGGATGGAACTGATAAAAGGCAATTCGGAAATATCCCGGGTGATTGCCCGGACGAAAGAGCTGAAGAAAAGGGTGGACGGCCACACGGCGGGTGCCAGGTACGACAAGCTCAACCGACTTGCCCTGGCAGGCATGGAATCCTGCCATGAAAGCATCAACGGCCAGAACGTCCTTGACAGGCTGAGACTTGGCTTCTACGTCATGCTCCGAGAAAGCTCCCTGAGGCCGGACCTGAGCCTTCTTCTTAAGACCGTCACCAGACACCGCGTGCTGACCGACCGCCTTCTTCTCACAACGGACGGCTCGATGCCGGAATATTATCATACCCACGGCGTCACCGACCATCTGATCAGGATAGCCCTCAAGGAGGGTATCGATCCAATAAACGCCTATCGGATGGTGACCATCAACCCCGCCGTCTACTTCGGGTTCGACCATAAGATCGGGGGGATAGCCCCGGGGCGGGATGCGGATATGGTGATCCTCGGCGACATCCACGAACCGACCCCGGAAATGGTCATCTCCAACGGCAGGATCGTGTCAGAAAAAGGCAAACTTGTGGAGCCGTTTCCACAAATTGATTGGGAGACATATTTTCCCAGGGCTTCCTTCTCCAAACGCGACTGGAAGGCAGACAAGGATCTCTTCAGAATCCCCGTCACAGAAGGCTCCGCCCTGTTTCCCGTCATAGAGCTTACGAATCCTGCCATAACGCATACCAACTGGGTCGATCTCCCTTCCCGCAATGGCTTTCTCGAATTCGACACATCCCGGTACCTCATGGTGGCCATGATAAGCAGGGACGGTGACTGGATAACGATGGGACTCCTCGAAGGTTTTGGCAGCGGGGTCGAAGCCCTGGTCTCCTCGTACAACACGGCGGCCCAGATCCTGGTCATCGGAACGAACCCTGAGGCGATGAGCGCTGCCGTGAACAGGGTCCTCGAAATAAAGGGGGGCATTGTGATCTTCGACAAGGGCCGCCTGTGCTACGAACTGGCCTTACCCATCGGTGGGGTCATGTCCGAAAAAGACCTGCCCGAACTTGCCAAAAAAGAGAGAGAATTCCAATCGATCCTTTTTTCAAGAGGATACCCCCATCATGACCCCATGTACACCCTCGTTTTCCTGCCCAATGATTTTCTTCCCGAGGTGCGGGTCAACTATCGGGGCATCATCGACGTGAAGAACAACAAGGTGCTCTGGCCCAGGAGAGATCTGGCCTGA
- the dnaK gene encoding molecular chaperone DnaK, whose amino-acid sequence MARKVIGIDLGTTNSVVAVMEGGEPKVIINEEGSRITPSVVAFTKDGEVLVGQTAKRQAITNPENTIFSIKRFVGRRFSEVQEEIKTVPYKVVEDQEGNVRVDVRGKQYTPQEISAFVLQKLRKSAEAYLGQQIDDAVVTVPAYFNDSQRQATKDAGRIAGLNVLRIINEPTASALAYGLDKKKDETIAVYDFGGGTFDISILEVGDNVVEVKSTNGDTHLGGDDIDQRVIDWIVSEFKKDQGIDLSKDRMALQRLKEAAERAKVELSTTIETEINLPFITADASGPKHLNMTLRRAELEKLADDLFQRTMEPCRRALNDAKIPTDKIDEVVLVGGSTRIPRIQDIVKEFFGKEPHRGVNPDEVVALGAAVQAGVLAGEVKDVLLLDVTPLSLGIETLGGVLTRIIERNTTIPTKKSQVFTTAEDSQTSVEIHVLQGEREMARDNRTLGRFHLIGLPPAPRGIPQIEVTFDIDANGILHVSAKDTATGKEQSIRITASTGLSEEDIQKMVHDSEANAEEDRKRKQDVEQRNQLDNIIYTTEKTLSENKDKLSAEDIRTVEDLLTPAREAIKSGDSERIKKAAEDLTKASHNLAETLYKQTSQTTSQGAPGQDGGPQQQAQQGDGKRDDDVVDAEFEDVKK is encoded by the coding sequence ATGGCAAGAAAAGTTATCGGAATAGACCTGGGCACTACGAATTCAGTTGTCGCGGTTATGGAGGGCGGCGAGCCGAAGGTCATCATAAATGAAGAAGGAAGCAGGATTACACCAAGTGTGGTTGCGTTCACAAAGGATGGCGAGGTACTCGTCGGGCAGACGGCAAAGAGGCAGGCCATTACAAATCCCGAGAACACCATATTTTCGATAAAGAGATTTGTGGGAAGACGTTTTAGCGAGGTTCAGGAAGAGATCAAGACCGTTCCTTACAAGGTGGTCGAAGATCAGGAAGGCAACGTCCGTGTCGATGTCCGGGGTAAGCAGTACACCCCGCAGGAGATATCGGCCTTTGTGCTCCAGAAACTGAGAAAATCCGCTGAGGCCTACCTCGGCCAGCAGATAGACGACGCGGTCGTAACCGTGCCGGCTTATTTCAACGATTCACAGCGGCAGGCGACGAAAGACGCCGGCAGGATAGCGGGGCTCAATGTCCTTCGGATCATCAACGAGCCCACGGCATCGGCATTGGCGTACGGCCTCGACAAGAAGAAAGATGAAACCATCGCTGTTTATGACTTCGGGGGCGGTACCTTTGATATATCCATCCTCGAGGTCGGCGACAACGTCGTGGAGGTCAAGTCGACGAATGGAGATACCCACCTCGGCGGCGACGACATCGACCAGCGCGTGATAGACTGGATCGTCTCCGAATTCAAGAAAGACCAGGGTATAGATCTTTCAAAGGACCGGATGGCCCTGCAGCGGCTCAAAGAAGCGGCCGAACGCGCCAAGGTGGAACTCTCTACGACCATCGAGACGGAGATAAACCTGCCCTTCATCACGGCTGACGCCTCGGGACCAAAACACCTTAACATGACGCTCAGAAGGGCAGAGCTGGAAAAGCTGGCCGACGACCTCTTTCAGAGGACCATGGAGCCTTGCCGGCGCGCCCTCAATGACGCAAAGATCCCGACGGATAAGATCGACGAGGTGGTCCTCGTCGGCGGCTCCACCAGGATTCCCAGAATACAGGATATCGTGAAGGAATTCTTCGGCAAGGAACCTCATCGCGGCGTTAACCCCGACGAAGTCGTTGCCCTCGGTGCAGCCGTTCAGGCAGGCGTTCTCGCCGGCGAGGTAAAGGATGTTCTTCTTCTTGATGTAACACCCCTGTCACTGGGCATCGAGACGCTTGGCGGGGTGCTGACGAGGATAATCGAACGCAATACCACCATCCCGACCAAGAAGAGCCAGGTCTTTACAACCGCCGAGGACAGTCAGACGAGCGTCGAGATACACGTGCTTCAGGGCGAGAGGGAAATGGCCAGAGACAACAGGACGCTGGGAAGGTTCCACCTCATCGGACTGCCTCCGGCGCCGAGGGGTATACCGCAGATAGAGGTCACTTTCGACATTGACGCAAATGGCATACTCCACGTATCCGCGAAGGACACGGCAACCGGCAAAGAGCAGAGCATCCGAATCACCGCTTCAACAGGCCTCTCGGAAGAGGACATCCAGAAGATGGTCCACGATTCCGAGGCCAATGCCGAGGAGGACCGCAAGAGAAAACAGGATGTCGAGCAGCGCAATCAGCTCGACAACATCATTTACACAACCGAGAAAACACTCAGTGAGAACAAGGACAAGCTCTCCGCCGAGGACATCAGGACCGTTGAGGACCTGCTGACCCCCGCAAGGGAGGCCATAAAGAGTGGTGATTCCGAAAGGATCAAAAAGGCAGCGGAAGATCTGACCAAGGCCTCCCATAATCTTGCCGAAACACTCTACAAACAGACATCACAAACGACGTCGCAGGGCGCCCCCGGACAGGATGGCGGTCCACAGCAGCAGGCCCAGCAGGGCGACGGCAAGAGAGACGATGATGTCGTGGACGCGGAATTTGAGGATGTGAAGAAATAG
- a CDS encoding thioredoxin domain-containing protein, producing the protein MKKASLAVILFIALMCISPAAWSGPTVSTQPTDMFLLAFGKGKVEVKLYSDYFCGACKNLEPSIEYLIADLVERNIVTITFVDTPMHKHSALYARYFLYILNAKKEIAHALKARAALFEAAQQEIVDSNKLEQFLAAKGFRLKPFEAKPVFAILQRYLRSDNISATPTAVAVRGDKKEFHQGVPNITRMFEGLKQASREGHGRKG; encoded by the coding sequence ATGAAAAAGGCTTCACTCGCTGTCATCCTCTTTATCGCGCTTATGTGCATCTCACCCGCCGCATGGTCGGGACCGACTGTCAGCACTCAACCTACGGACATGTTTCTCCTGGCCTTCGGCAAAGGAAAAGTTGAAGTGAAGCTCTACTCCGACTATTTCTGCGGAGCCTGCAAAAACCTCGAACCCAGCATCGAGTACCTCATTGCCGACCTCGTTGAGCGAAACATCGTTACCATCACATTCGTTGACACCCCCATGCACAAACACTCCGCCCTGTATGCCCGGTACTTCCTTTATATCCTCAATGCAAAAAAGGAGATCGCCCACGCGCTCAAGGCGCGAGCTGCCCTTTTCGAGGCGGCGCAACAGGAAATCGTCGACAGTAATAAACTGGAGCAGTTCCTCGCTGCAAAAGGTTTCAGGTTGAAGCCCTTCGAGGCGAAACCCGTCTTCGCCATTCTCCAGAGGTACCTTCGCAGTGACAATATTAGTGCCACCCCGACCGCAGTTGCCGTGCGAGGCGACAAGAAAGAGTTCCACCAGGGCGTGCCGAACATAACCCGAATGTTTGAAGGCCTGAAACAGGCCTCAAGAGAAGGCCATGGAAGAAAGGGATAA
- a CDS encoding metal ABC transporter permease, which translates to MDFLDLFSHGFIQRGLVAGCFIAALCSILGTFLVLRRLSLIGDGLAHVTFGGIAMGLLFQSYPFYVAVPIVMASALGILKLIDKARLYGDAAIGIVSSLGIAGGILIASIAGGFNVDLFSYLFGNILAISYAEVWTSVLLCLCLIIVIVLSYRELLAITFDEESARVSGIKTERINRILVLLTALTVVLAMRVVGIMLVSALLIIPPVTALQFARGFRTTIVVSCLTGILSVLAGITISFALDLPAGATIVMVNFVLFLLSFMTARVRSKRASQQP; encoded by the coding sequence ATGGACTTTCTTGACCTCTTCAGCCACGGTTTCATCCAGCGGGGGCTTGTTGCGGGCTGCTTCATAGCCGCGCTTTGTTCGATCCTCGGCACGTTTCTCGTCCTTCGGCGACTCTCCTTGATAGGCGACGGGCTCGCGCATGTCACGTTCGGCGGTATTGCCATGGGACTTCTCTTCCAATCCTATCCTTTCTATGTGGCGGTCCCCATCGTCATGGCAAGCGCCCTGGGTATTCTCAAACTCATCGACAAGGCCCGCCTCTACGGGGACGCCGCCATAGGCATCGTTTCCTCGTTGGGCATAGCCGGGGGCATCCTTATCGCGAGCATCGCAGGCGGTTTCAATGTCGATCTTTTCAGCTACCTTTTTGGGAACATACTGGCCATAAGCTACGCAGAGGTATGGACCTCCGTCCTTTTGTGTCTTTGCCTCATTATTGTCATTGTCCTCTCTTACCGCGAATTGCTTGCGATCACCTTCGACGAGGAATCTGCCAGGGTCTCCGGGATAAAGACGGAGCGCATCAACCGCATTTTGGTCCTCCTCACGGCGCTCACAGTCGTTCTCGCCATGAGGGTCGTAGGGATCATGCTGGTCTCGGCACTGCTCATCATTCCCCCGGTGACAGCATTGCAGTTTGCCCGGGGATTCAGGACAACCATCGTCGTATCCTGCCTCACGGGCATCCTCTCCGTACTTGCAGGTATTACCATTTCTTTTGCCCTCGATCTGCCCGCCGGAGCTACCATAGTCATGGTGAACTTCGTGCTTTTTCTCCTGTCATTTATGACAGCTCGTGTAAGGAGCAAGCGGGCCTCCCAACAGCCATAG